The Plasmodium relictum strain SGS1 genome assembly, chromosome: 9 genome window below encodes:
- the ERC gene encoding endoplasmic reticulum-resident calcium binding, putative, with protein MRTYMCFLVIILVSYLKQNTNADQEKYSDMKGLDDLSQLSDDKVMEILGLNIQGAKERLEKIFHIIDKNNDKVLSVEELETWSNFVKNEVFLKQVQVEMKQIDTDKDGYISLTELNDAFSQNLDEKEVEKHSEGLLKRFQIVDKDKDNKLNINEVGLLVDPVRDEELKELEISEILEHHDVNKDGRISLEEFKQTRTDDPNSKKDDDMALEDFNFFDSNKDGFIDKEEIVKVYFDPSHETGSININEIKEGVFEGKEITYDLWNEKALKIAVTSLTDYGDIVRYPEDFKLDIGKNVVLPSSKDHTSEEEDLDQDESEGEDDKDEESANETEEKQQTTDEL; from the coding sequence atgAGAACATATATGTGTTTTTTAGTAATAATTTTGGTATCttatttaaaacaaaataccAATGCAGATCAGGAGAAATACTCTGATATGAAAGGACTTGATGATTTGTCTCAATTAAGTGATGACAAAGTAATGGAAATTTTAGGATTAAACATACAAGGTGCTAAAGAAagattagaaaaaatatttcacaTAATTGACAAGAATAATGATAAAGTATTAAGTGTTGAAGAATTAGAAACATGGTCAAATTTTGTAAAGAATGAAGTATTTCTAAAACAAGTACAAGTGGAAATGAAACAAATTGATACAGATAAGGATggatatatttcattaactGAATTAAATGATGCTTTTTCTCAAAATTTAGATGAAAAAGAAGTAGAAAAACATTCTGAAGGATTATTAAAAAGATTCCAAATTGTTGATAAggataaagataataaattaaacatTAATGAAGTTGGTTTATTAGTTGATCCAGTAAGAGatgaagaattaaaagaattagaaATCTCCGAAATTTTAGAACATCATGATGTAAATAAAGATGGAAGAATATCATTAGAAGAATTCAAACAAACAAGAACAGATGATCCAAACTCTAAAAAAGATGATGATATGGCACTTGAagattttaatttctttgaCTCTAATAAAGACGGGTTTATAGACAAAGAAGAAATTGTCAAGGTTTATTTTGACCCTTCACATGAAACAGGttcaattaatataaatgaaataaaagaaggAGTTTTTGAAGGTAAAGAAATCACTTATGATTTATGGAATGAAAAGGCTTTAAAAATTGCTGTAACATCTTTAACTGATTATGGTGATATTGTCAGATATCCAGAAGATTTTAAATTAGATATTGGAAAAAATGTCGTTTTACCATCATCAAAAGATCATACTAGTGAAGAAGAAGATTTAGATCAAGATGAATCGGAAGGAGAAGATGATAAAGATGAAGAAAGTGCAAATGAGACAGAAGAAAAACAGCAAACTACCGACGAATTAtag
- a CDS encoding succinyl-CoA synthetase alpha subunit, putative: MKYSNMKKFYASLKGRKFSATSKVFIDKNTTVICQGITGKQGSFHTTEALKYGTKMVGGVNPRKKGTLWKSNDNKYTLPVFGSILEAKEQTNCYASVIYVPPEHAKNAIIESIESEIPLIVCITEGICQHDMIEVKNCLNMSKKSTLIGPNCPGIIKPGECKIGIMPSHIHKKGCVGIVSRSGTLTYEGVNQTTKVGLGQSTCIGIGGDPFHGTSFIDCIKLFLEDDETKCILLIGEIGGNAEEQVAEWLIQNNVDDGKKKKKPVFAFIAGKCAPPGKRMGHAGALISGGKGTADEKIEALRSAGVHTITNPTQMGNAIYSVMKDL; the protein is encoded by the exons ATGAAATATtctaatatgaaaaaattttatgctTCCTTAAAg GGAAGAAAATTTTCAGCAACAAGCAAGGTATTTATTGACAAAAATACAACAGTAATATGCCAAGGAATTACAGGAAAacaa GGAAGTTTTCATACAACAGAGGCTTTAAAGTACGGAACAAAAATGGTAGGAGGTGTGAATCCAAGAAAGAAGGGAACCTTATGGAAAAGCAACGATAACAAATACACATTACCAGTGTTTGGTTCTATATTAGAAGCTAAAGAACAGACTAATTGTTATGCATCTGTTATATATGTTCCCCCAGAACATGCTAAAAATGCAATTATTGAATCTATTGAATCTGAAATTCCATTAATTGTGTGTATAACTGAAGGGATATGCCAACATGATATGATTGAAGTAAAAAATTGCCTTAACATGTCAAAAAAAAGTACTCTGATTGGTCCTAATTGTCCAGGCATTATAAAACCAGGGGAATGCAAAATTGGAATTATGCCTTCacatattcataaaaaaggATGTGTTGGAATTGTAAGTAGAAGTGGAACATTAACATATGAAGGAGTGAATCAAACAACAAAAGTAGGATTAGGGCAATCTACATGTATAGGAATAGGGGGAGATCCATTTCATGGTACAAGTTTCATTGATTGTATTAAATTGTTTTTGGAAGATGACGAAACaaaatgtattttattaattggggAAATTGGTGGAAATGCAGAGGAACAAGTGGCTGAATGGCTAATACAAAATAATGTAGATGatgggaaaaaaaaaaaaaaaccagTTTTTGCATTTATAGCTGGAAAGTGTGCACCACCAGGAAAAAGAATGGGCCATGCAGGTGCATTAATTAGTGGAGGTAAAGGAACAGCAGATGAAAAAATTGAAGCTCTCAGAAGTGCAGGTGTTCATACTATTACGAATCCCACACAAATGGGGAATGCGATTTACTCTGTAATGAAAGATTTATAA
- a CDS encoding heat shock protein DnaJ homologue Pfj2, putative, which produces MKKRREYLTISNRIMNVTNVKRRKKLKTFHSILLLILSFFLSFGKGMDYYKRLGVKRNATKEDISKAYRQLAKEYHPDVAPDKEKDFIEIANAYETLSDPEKRKLYDMYGKDYAQTAQSQGREHSHGFQFDEDVVNEIFRQFAGGRGGGGGRAGNFHFKFTSGGSNYSNFQEYEDIYKNEVLKINSRNFESVLNDITFSLVINFYSPSCSHCISFKKKYLKLSKNFDGFVTFAVVNCQEEQGLCRKYHVKSLPHLILMKSNKTYETFHGSRTDESITSFINNNIPYSYIEISNKKKLDNFLTQNVDKPKVIFFVSHTNNVAMLKALSKEFEKRVNMAVIYNTNYKIMKLFKKNIITPALLVVEDIDNLSGDLTQLKNFNFNILSLKLSHIVAQNRLQNNLYGHVTSYQELTKKKYEAGQCREKDSQICFLVLKLLKKNYKKFDDDIKKVASKFSSDPLKILYINVYDNPYILESFGLQNKCTYSNCLILVAFRPKRQKFRIYDGEVDANNVHNFVENVVSGGISINQNLIKSLKFINNANYEDEL; this is translated from the coding sequence atgaaaaaaagaagagaatATTTAACTATATCTAACAGAATAATGAATGTTACAAATGTAAAAAGAAggaagaaattaaaaacttTTCATTCTATTCTTTTgttaatattatcattttttttatcttttggTAAGGGAATGGATTACTACAAAAGATTGGGAGTGAAAAGAAATGCAACAAAAGAAGATATTTCAAAAGCTTACCGACAGTTAGCCAAAGAATATCACCCAGATGTAGCTccagataaagaaaaagactTTATTGAAATTGCTAATGCATATGAAACATTATCTGACCcggaaaaaagaaaattatatgataTGTACGGTAAAGATTATGCACAAACAGCACAATCTCAAGGTAGAGAGCATTCTCATGGTTTTCAGTTTGATGAAGATGTTGTGAATGAAATTTTTAGGCAGTTTGCTGGAGGTAGGGGAGGTGGTGGCGGTCGCGCTGgcaattttcattttaagtTTACTTCTGGAGGATCAAATTATAGTAACTTTCAAGAATATGaggatatatataaaaacgaagtattaaaaataaattcaagAAATTTTGAATCAGTTCTTAACGATATAACATTTTCGTtagttattaatttttattctccTTCATGTTCTCACTGcatatcttttaaaaaaaaatatttaaaattatctaaAAATTTTGATGGTTTTGTCACCTTTGCTGTTGTAAATTGTCAAGAAGAACAAGGTTTATGCAGAAAATATCATGTTAAATCTTTACCTCATCTTATATTAATGAAATCAAATAAAACTTATGAAACTTTTCATGGTAGTAGAACAGATGAAAGCATCACATCAttcataaataataatataccttattcatatatagaaatttccaacaaaaaaaaactagATAATTTTCTTACACAAAATGTTGATAAACCaaaagttatattttttgtatctCATACTAATAATGTTGCAATGCTAAAAGCATTATCAAAAGAATTTGAAAAAAGAGTTAATATGGCCGTTATATACAATactaattataaaattatgaaactttttaaaaaaaatattataacgCCTGCTCTTCTAGTTGTTGAAGATATAGATAACTTATCAGGAGATTTGAcgcaattaaaaaattttaattttaacattttatcattaaaattaagCCACATCGTTGCTCAAAATAGACTACAGAATAATTTATATGGACATGTTACAAGTTATCAagaattaacaaaaaaaaaatatgaagcaGGACAATGTCGTGAAAAAGATTCCCAAATATGCTTTTTAGTattaaaacttttaaaaaaaaattataaaaaattcgatgatgatataaaaaaagtagcAAGTAAATTTTCCAGTGATCccttaaaaattttatatataaatgtttatGATAATCCATATATATTAGAATCATTTGGATTGCAAAATAAATGCACATATTCCAATTGCTTAATTCTAGTAGCATTTAGACCTAAAAGACAAAAATTTCGCATCTATGATGGAGAAGTAGATGCTAATAATGTTCATAATTTTGTTGAAAATGTTGTAAGTGGGGGAATATCTATTAatcaaaatttaataaaaagtttgAAATTTATAAACAATGCAAATTATGAGGATGAATTATAG